A stretch of Deltaproteobacteria bacterium DNA encodes these proteins:
- a CDS encoding type II toxin-antitoxin system VapC family toxin, protein MARARQRAQACREPPGGPQGDPKTSGCRPAVSAVVDASVLVAATVDAGAEGSWAERVLAQGNIVAPHLVLVEATNILRRLERFKRLTGLEATAAQKDLCTLELSLVPFEAFAERVWQLRRIVSSYDAWYVAVAEALDLPLATLDRRLSRAPGPSCRFWLPPRP, encoded by the coding sequence GTGGCTCGAGCGCGTCAGCGAGCGCAAGCATGCCGCGAACCGCCGGGTGGCCCGCAAGGAGATCCTAAGACATCGGGATGCCGACCGGCGGTGAGCGCCGTGGTGGATGCGTCGGTGCTCGTGGCTGCGACGGTGGACGCGGGCGCCGAGGGCTCTTGGGCCGAGCGAGTGCTGGCGCAGGGAAACATCGTCGCGCCGCATCTCGTCCTGGTCGAGGCGACGAACATCTTGCGTCGCCTCGAGCGCTTCAAGCGGCTGACCGGCCTCGAGGCCACGGCCGCGCAGAAGGACCTCTGCACGCTCGAGCTGTCGCTCGTTCCCTTCGAGGCGTTCGCCGAACGCGTCTGGCAGCTCCGCCGCATTGTCAGCAGCTACGATGCCTGGTACGTAGCGGTCGCCGAGGCGCTCGATCTGCCGCTTGCGACCCTCGATCGACGACTGAGTCGAGCGCCGGGTCCGTCGTGCCGCTTCTGGTTACCGCCGCGCCCGTGA
- a CDS encoding beta-lactamase family protein: MSRSGGFSRIRLGRMHDVMARHVAQGEAPGIVTALRRHGEVHVDAIGTKAVGGAEPMRRDTIFRITSMTKPVTAVAAMILVEECKLRLDEPVDRLLPELADRKVLKRLDAPLGDTVPAHRAITLRDLLTFRLGLGIIMEPSADYPIQKALNELQVVGFGPPNVAAPYDPDEWMRRLGTLPLMHQPGEKWMYNTGSYVLGVLIARAAGQPLEAFFRERIFAPLGMRDTSFSVPPEKLDRLAPSYWPHPQTGALELHDGVADSQWSRPPAFPDGGAGLVSTVDDYLAFGQMLLDKGRYGRERILSRLSVETMTTDQLTAAQKAVSDSFGSDYWDNRGWGFGVSIVTRRDDVSSVPGRFGWDGGYGTSWASDPAEDMVAILMTQRAGFPGASGTYVDFWTSAYQAIDE, from the coding sequence ATGTCGCGATCAGGTGGATTCTCGCGGATCCGGCTCGGCCGTATGCACGACGTCATGGCGCGCCACGTCGCGCAGGGCGAAGCGCCCGGGATCGTGACCGCGCTCCGCCGGCATGGCGAGGTCCACGTCGACGCGATCGGCACGAAGGCCGTGGGCGGCGCCGAGCCGATGCGGCGCGACACCATCTTCCGCATCACCTCGATGACCAAGCCCGTCACCGCCGTCGCGGCCATGATCCTGGTCGAGGAGTGCAAGCTTCGCCTCGACGAGCCCGTCGATCGCCTCTTGCCCGAGCTCGCCGACCGCAAGGTGCTGAAGCGTCTCGACGCCCCTCTGGGCGACACCGTGCCGGCGCACCGGGCGATCACCCTGCGCGACCTGCTGACCTTCCGCCTCGGCCTCGGCATCATCATGGAGCCTTCGGCGGACTACCCGATCCAGAAGGCGCTGAACGAGCTCCAGGTCGTCGGCTTCGGGCCGCCGAACGTCGCGGCACCGTACGACCCCGACGAGTGGATGCGCCGGCTGGGCACGCTGCCGTTGATGCACCAACCGGGCGAGAAGTGGATGTACAACACGGGGTCCTACGTGCTCGGCGTGCTGATCGCGCGGGCCGCGGGCCAGCCGCTGGAGGCGTTCTTCCGCGAGCGCATCTTCGCGCCGCTCGGCATGAGGGACACGAGCTTCAGCGTGCCGCCCGAGAAGCTCGACCGGCTCGCGCCGAGCTACTGGCCGCACCCCCAGACCGGTGCGCTCGAGCTCCACGATGGCGTCGCGGATAGCCAGTGGAGTCGTCCGCCCGCTTTTCCCGACGGCGGTGCCGGGCTGGTGTCGACGGTCGACGACTACCTCGCCTTCGGCCAGATGCTGCTGGACAAGGGGCGCTACGGACGCGAGCGCATCCTCTCCAGGCTCTCGGTCGAGACCATGACGACCGATCAGCTGACAGCCGCGCAGAAGGCGGTCTCCGACTCCTTCGGCAGCGACTACTGGGACAACCGTGGCTGGGGATTCGGCGTCTCGATCGTCACGCGGCGCGACGACGTGTCCTCGGTGCCGGGACGGTTCGGTTGGGATGGCGGCTACGGCACCTCGTGGGCCTCGGATCCCGCCGAGGACATGGTCGCGATCCTGATGACGCAGCGCGCGGGCTTCCCGGGTGCCTCCGGGACCTACGTCGATTTCTGGACCTCGGCCTACCAGGCGATCGATGAATGA
- a CDS encoding helix-turn-helix transcriptional regulator, producing MSRQPSVASAGLVGAAPVFAALGDETRLRLVARLCTEGPLPIVRLSAGVAVTRQAVTKHLHALAAAGLVRSRRPGRRRQRIWELEPRRLEEARRYLDRISRQWDGVLARLRAFVEE from the coding sequence ATGTCTCGCCAGCCTAGTGTGGCGAGCGCCGGCCTTGTGGGTGCCGCACCGGTCTTCGCGGCGCTCGGGGACGAGACGCGTCTGCGGCTCGTCGCCCGGCTCTGCACGGAAGGGCCGTTGCCCATCGTACGCCTGAGCGCCGGCGTCGCCGTCACGCGTCAGGCCGTCACGAAGCACCTTCATGCGCTCGCCGCCGCGGGTCTCGTGCGCAGCAGGCGCCCCGGACGCCGGCGGCAACGCATCTGGGAGTTGGAGCCGCGACGGCTCGAAGAGGCGCGCCGATACCTCGATCGAATCTCGCGACAGTGGGACGGTGTGCTCGCGAGGCTGAGAGCGTTCGTCGAGGAGTGA
- a CDS encoding vanillate O-demethylase oxidoreductase VanB has product MTSTDRIEKAILLRAPRSRVWRALTDAREFGAWFRVKLEGAFAEGATLRGRITHPGYEHVTMEILIERMDPERLFSYRWHPYAVSADVDYSAEPTTLVEFRLEEATGGTLLTVVESGFDRLPSGRRAEAFRMNDRGWAEQMLNIQRHVSPA; this is encoded by the coding sequence ATGACGAGCACTGACCGTATCGAGAAGGCCATTCTCCTACGCGCACCCAGATCGCGAGTCTGGCGCGCGCTCACCGATGCCCGGGAGTTCGGCGCGTGGTTCCGCGTGAAGCTCGAGGGCGCCTTCGCTGAGGGCGCGACCCTCCGGGGCAGGATCACGCATCCGGGATACGAGCACGTGACGATGGAGATCCTGATCGAGCGCATGGACCCCGAGCGGCTGTTCTCCTACCGCTGGCACCCGTACGCGGTCAGCGCCGACGTGGACTATTCCGCGGAGCCGACGACCCTCGTCGAGTTTCGCCTGGAAGAGGCGACGGGCGGCACGCTGCTGACCGTCGTCGAGTCCGGTTTTGACCGACTCCCGAGCGGGCGCCGGGCGGAGGCCTTCCGGATGAACGACCGCGGCTGGGCAGAGCAGATGCTCAACATCCAGCGCCATGTCTCGCCAGCCTAG
- a CDS encoding ArsR family transcriptional regulator → MKAVFRALAAPPRRRLLDELFKEDGQTLRALERRLPMTRFGVMKHLRVLEEAGLVVTKKRGREKLHFLNPVPIRLVHDRWVSKYAEPWAATLSGLKHRLEDRTMEKVFEIYIKATPERLWEAITNTEMRRKYNFGAGVESDWTPGSRYQGVSPLAPTAIWEGENLEVDPPRRLVQSFRALWSEDVKREGTSRVTWEIEAVGDSCRLTVTHDQLREDANAELYGGWMMILSGLKTLLETGQLLTTPGSLRFVPAMVRHS, encoded by the coding sequence GTGAAGGCAGTGTTCCGGGCCCTTGCCGCCCCGCCGCGCCGGAGGCTGCTCGACGAGCTGTTCAAGGAAGACGGGCAGACGCTCAGGGCGCTCGAGCGGCGGTTGCCGATGACGCGCTTCGGCGTGATGAAGCACCTGCGGGTGCTCGAGGAGGCCGGCCTCGTGGTCACGAAGAAGCGCGGGCGCGAGAAGCTGCACTTCCTCAACCCCGTTCCGATCCGGCTCGTCCACGACCGCTGGGTGAGCAAGTACGCCGAGCCGTGGGCCGCGACCCTGAGCGGGCTCAAGCACAGATTGGAGGACAGGACGATGGAGAAGGTGTTCGAGATATACATCAAGGCGACCCCAGAGCGTCTCTGGGAGGCGATCACCAACACCGAGATGCGGCGCAAGTACAATTTTGGCGCGGGCGTCGAGTCAGATTGGACGCCCGGCTCCCGGTACCAGGGCGTCAGCCCGCTGGCGCCCACCGCGATCTGGGAGGGCGAGAACCTGGAGGTCGATCCGCCGCGCCGGCTCGTCCAGAGCTTCAGGGCCCTCTGGAGCGAGGACGTGAAGCGCGAGGGGACCTCGAGGGTCACGTGGGAGATCGAGGCGGTCGGCGATTCATGCCGGCTGACCGTGACCCACGACCAGCTGCGCGAGGACGCCAACGCCGAGCTCTACGGCGGTTGGATGATGATCCTCTCCGGGCTGAAGACGCTGCTCGAAACCGGGCAGTTGCTCACGACGCCGGGATCGCTGCGATTTGTTCCGGCGATGGTGCGCCATTCGTAA